A stretch of Bombus huntii isolate Logan2020A chromosome 7, iyBomHunt1.1, whole genome shotgun sequence DNA encodes these proteins:
- the LOC126867508 gene encoding serine/threonine-protein phosphatase 6 regulatory ankyrin repeat subunit A isoform X5 codes for MSSNSKKTSGGKDEKKNPSSKEESPVSKDETGGSASTGSTGGGTSADGTQPGSKPGSAGATSREAAQKLLGLAARGEWAPVDQLLKSLEKAVQSVGEDGPLLPLASIMDPATGMTPLMYAVKDNRTGLLDRMIELGADVGARNSDNYNALHIAAMYSREDVVKLLLSKRGVDPYATGGPRQQTAVHLVASRQTGTATSILRALLAAAGRDIRLKVDGRGKIPLLLAVEAGNQSMCRELLAQQAPDQLRATTTTGDSALHLAARRRDIDMVRILVDYGATVDMQNGDGQTALHIASAEGDETLVKYFYGVRASASITDHQDRTPMHLAAENGHASIIELLADKFKASIFERTKDGSTLMHIASLNGHSECATMLFKKGVYLHMPNKRGARSIHTAAKYGHVGIISTLLQRGEKVDATTNDNYTALHIAVENAKPAVVETLLGYGAEVHVRGGKLRETPLHIAARVPDGDRCALMLLKSGAGPNLTTDDGQTPVHVAASHGNLTTLLLLLEDGGDPMYKSKNGETPLHLACRGCKADVVRHLIEFVKERKGPETATAYVNSLTNEGASALHYAAQIEPSEVEIPGDDRAVIRALLEGGADVSLQTKQAQESAFHHCALAGNNEVLTEMISGMSATEVQKALNRQSAVGWTPLLIAAHRGHMELVTTLLANHARVDVFDLEGRSALHLAAEHGYLQVCDALLANKAFINSKSRVGRTALHLAAMNGYSHLVKFLVQDHGAAIDVLTLRKQTPLHLAAGAGQLEVCKLLLELGASIDATDDQGQKPIHAAAMNNYAEVAQLFLQRHPSLVMACTKDGNTCAHIAAMQGSVRVIEELMKFDRQGVISARNKLTEATPLQLAAEGGHAEVVKALVRAGASCADENRAGFTAVHLAAQHGHGQVLEVMRSSQSLRISSKKLGVTALHVAAYFGQADTVRELLTNVPGTVKSDPPTGGSLVGELGSESGMTPLHLAAYSGNENVVRLLLNSAGVQVEAATTENGFNPLHLACFGGHITVVGLLLSRSAELLHSSDRYGKTGLHIAATHGHYQMVEVLLGQGAEINATDKNGWTPLHCAARAGYLDVVKLLVESGASPKSETNLGSAPIWFAASEGHNDVLKYLMEKEHDTYALMEDKRFVYNMMVCSKSHNNKPIEEFVLVSPAPVDTAAKLSNIYMKLSEKEKERAKDLIAAGKQCEAMATELLALAAGADSAGRILTSMDRRNVEFLDVLIENEQKEVIAHTVVQRYLQELWQGSLNWNAFRTILLFVAFLICPPVWVVFALPLGHKYNNVPIIKFMSYLTSHIYLMVFLLLVGIIPIYPVVRPSLLPYWYEWCLLVMLSGLLLFELTNPSDKSGLGWIKLAVLLFGICGVAFHLMGFVLVQRQYWPTLLYLRNQLFALSFLLACVQILDFLSFHHLFGPWAIIIGNLMKDLARFLAVLAIFVFGFSMHFVALNQAFKNQSTQDMREDKKKKGAFYDVKVNPIDITENLFFAIFGQKDTDDFTISLKRKMQPNWTIYFFKISFSLYMLVSVIVLINLLIAMMSDTYQSIQSQSDIEWKYGLSKLIRKMQKTRTAPSPLNLVTSWISYIGRACKNRSGERKTGVMHLFTGHTFIQDNGVLSQQRDVINFPLLQSSPLENQLSLKDSIRIENAVKWDFVRQKYRIRFGNEIGKPLPEKPSTTNTNR; via the exons ATGAGCAGTAACAGTAAAAAGACATCGGGTGGGAAGGACGAAAAAAAGAATCCCTCCAGCAAAGAGGAAAGCCCAGTAAGCAAAGATGAGACCGGAGGATCAGCCTCGACGGGAAGTACCGGTGGAGGAACAAGCGCGGATGGGACACAACCTGGAAGCAAACCTGGATCGGCAGGAGCAACCAGCAGGGAAGCCGCACAAAAGCTCCTCGGGCTTGCCGCGCGTGGAGAATGGGCACCGGTGGACCAGCTGCTCAAATCTCTGGAGAAGGCGGTACAGAGCGTCGGAGAGGATGGTCCCCTCCTTCCTCTCGCTAGTATCATGGACCCG gCAACGGGCATGACACCATTGATGTACGCAGTAAAAGACAATCGCACGGGACTGCTCGACCGAATGATTGAATTGGGGGCGGACGTAGGTGCCAGGAACAGC GACAATTACAATGCTCTTCACATCGCGGCTATGTATTCGAGAGAGGATGTCGTCAAATTATTACTGTCAAAGCGGGGCGTCGATCCTTATGCCACTGGAGGA CCGAGGCAACAAACAGCTGTACATTTGGTCGCGTCCAGACAAACAGGTACTGCGACTTCAATTTTACGAGCGTTATTGGCCGCCGCCGGCCGGGACATTAGATTGAAAGTTGATGGG AGAGGAAAGATACCTTTGCTCTTGGCGGTGGAAGCTGGAAATCAATCGATGTGCAGAGAATTGTTGGCTCAACAGGCACCGGATCAGCTCCGTGCCACTACCACTACAGGTGACTCAGCCCTTCATCTGGCGGCTAGGAGACGGGACATCGATATGGTGCGAATATTGGTGGACTACGGGGCGACTGTGGATATGCAAAAC GGTGATGGACAAACTGCATTACATATAGCGAGCGCTGAGGGCGACGAAACCCTCGTCAAGTACTTTTACGGTGTCAGAGCGTCAGCCTCCATCACTGATCATCAGGATCGTACTCCGATGCATCTAGCAGCAGAAAACGGGCATGCTTCTATTATTGAGTTGCTGGCTGATAAATTCAAAGCCAGCATATTTGAGAGGACAAAGGACGGATCAACACTGATGCATATAGCGTCATTGAACGGTCACTCGGAATGCGCGACGATGCTCTTCAAGAAGGGCGTCTACTTGCACATGCCAAATAAACGTGGCGCCAGATCAATTCACACGGCAGCCAAGTACGGTCATGTTGGCATCATAAGCACTCTCCTACAACGAGGTGAAAAG GTGGACGCAACTACGAACGACAATTACACTGCGCTGCATATAGCCGTGGAAAATGCAAAACCTGCGGTAGTAGAGACTCTGTTAGGTTACGGGGCCGAAGTTCACGTTCGAGGAGGAAAGCTTCGGGAAACGCCTCTTCACATAGCAGCCAGAGTGCCTGACGGCGACAGATGTGCGCTGATGTTACTGAAATCTGGTGCAGGGCCAAATTTGACTACCGACGACGGTCAAACACCTGTGCACGTAGCGGCGAGCCATGGCAATTTGACGACGTTATTGCTTCTTCTGGAGGATGGCGGGGATCCTATGTACAAGTCGAAG AACGGAGAAACGCCACTTCACTTGGCATGTAGAGGATGCAAAGCCGACGTCGTGCGTCACTTGATCGAGTTTGTGAAGGAAAGAAAGGGTCCGGAAACAGCGACGGCCTACGTCAACAGTTTAACAAACGAAGGAGCGAGTGCATTACATTACGCCGCTCAGATCGAACCGTCGGAAGTTGAAATACCTGGTGACGACCGCGCAGTTATTCGAGCTCTTCTGGAAGGTGGAGCAGACGTTTCACTCCAAACAAAGCAAGCTCAAGAATCAGCGTTCCATCACTGCGCGTTAGCTGGAAACAACGAAGTTCTAACAGAGATGATAAGCGGTATGTCAGCCACGGAAGTACAGAAAGCGTTAAATCGTCAAAGCGCTGTCGGTTGGACCCCGTTGCTAATCGCTGCCCATCGCGGTCACATGGAGCTAGTGACCACGTTACTGGCGAATCACGCGAGAGTAGACGTATTTGACCTGGAGGGTAGGTCCGCGCTTCACCTGGCTGCCGAGCATGGCTACTTACAAGTCTGCGATGCGTTGTTGGCGAACAAAGCATTCATAAACTCCAAGTCCAGAGTCGGTAGAACAGCATTGCACTTAGCAGCGATGAACGGCTACTCGCATCTCGTCAAGTTCCTTGTGCAGGACCACGGGGCTGCGATAGACGTTCTTACGCTGAGAAAACAGACACCCCTTCATTTGGCAGCTGGTGCTGGCCAATTGGAAGTGTGCAAGCTTCTACTCGAACTCGGGGCAAGTATAGACGCGACCGACGATCAAGGCCAGAAACCGATTCATGCTGCAGCGATGAACAACTATGCGGAGGTGGCCCAGCTATTCCTTCAAAGACATCCCAGCTTAGTGATGGCATGTACCAAAGATGGGAACACATGCGCCCACATAGCGGCGATGCAGGGCAGCGTGCGCGTGATCGAAGAGCTGATGAAATTCGATCGGCAAGGTGTCATCTCTGCAAGAAACAAGTTAACCGAAGCGACTCCGCTTCAGCTGGCGGCCGAAGGAGGACATGCCGAGGTTGTTAAAGCGTTAGTCAGAGCAGGTGCTTCTTGTGCCGATGAGAATCGAGCGGGATTCACCGCGGTCCATTTGGCCGCACAACACGGACATGGTCAGGTATTGGAAGTGATGAGATCTTCTCAATCTCTTCGTATATCCAGTAAGAAGCTTGGGGTTACTGCCCTTCATGTTGCCGCGTACTTCGGTCAAGCCG ATACCGTGCGGGAACTCTTAACCAACGTACCTGGAACGGTGAAATCCGATCCCCCAACTGGTGGCTCTCTGGTAGGAGAATTAGGAAGCGAATCCGGAATGACACCTTTACACTTGGCTGCTTACTCCGGAAACGAAAACGTCGTACGACTGCTGTTAAACTCGGCTGGCGTACAG GTGGAGGCAGCGACCACGGAAAACGGCTTTAATCCCCTCCATTTGGCCTGTTTCGGAGGTCACATTACGGTGGTGGGCCTTCTGTTGAGCAGATCGGCAGAATTGTTACATAGCTCAGACCGATACGGTAAAACTGGTCTGCACATCGCCGCGACTCACGGTCACTACCAAATGGTGGAAGTTCTGCTCGGTCAGGGAGCAGAAATAAACGCGACTGATAAAAATGGCTGGACGCCGTTGCATTGCGCCGCTCGCGCCGGTTATCTTGATGTTGTTAAATTGCTAGTCGAAAGCGGAGCCTCACCGAAGAGTGAAACTAATCTCGGAAGCGCGCCGATTTGGTTCGCCGCTTCAGAGGGTCACAACGACGTGCTCAAGTATCTCATGGAGAAGGAGCACGATACATACGCTCTGATGGAGGATAAGAGG TTCGTCTATAATATGATGGTCTGCAGTAAGAGCCACAACAATAAACCGATCGAGGAATTCGTGCTGGTATCGCCGGCACCAGTAGACACGGCAGCAAAGCTCTCCAATATCTACATGAAATTGtcggagaaagagaaggagagagctAAAGACTTGATAGCCGCCGGCAAACAATGCGAAGCGATGGCCACAGAATTGTTAGCTCTAGCCGCAGGCGCCGACTCGGCTGGAAGAATTCTTACCTCGATGGATCGCAGAAACGTGGAATTCTTGGACGTTCTGATCGAGAACGAGCAGAAGGAGGTGATTGCGCATACGGTGGTACAACGATATCTTCAAGAACTGTGGCAGGGCAGCTTGAATTGGAACGCCTTCAGGACGATTCTTCTATTCGTCGCATTCCTCATCTGTCCGCCAGTATGGGTGGTGTTCGCTCTTCCGCTCGGTCACAAGTACAATAACGTTCCCATCATAAAATTCATGTCGTACCTCACGTCTCACATATATCTGATGGTCTTCCTTTTACTGGTCGGTATAATTCCTATATATCCGGTGGTAAGACCGAGTCTATTACCGTACTGGTACGAATGGTGTCTTCTCGTGATGCTGTCTGGACTTTTGCTCTTCGAGCTGACTAATCCTAGCGACAAGAGCGGACTAGGCTGGATCAAATTGGCGGTGCTATTGTTCGGCATCTGTGGAGTAGCGTTCCATCTTATGGGCTTCGTGCTAGTTCAACGACAGTACTGGCCAACCCTGCTCTACCTCAGGAATCAACTATTCGCTCTGAGCTTCTTGCTGGCTTGTGTGCAAATCCTCGACTTCCTCTCGTTTCACCATCTCTTTGGACCATGGGCGATCATCATCGGAAACCTGATGAAGGATCTCGCCAGATTTCTTGCTGTGTTAGCCATCTTTGTGTTTGGTTTCTCGATGCACTTCGTTGCGCTGAACCAAGCCTTCAAGAATCAATCGACTCAAGACATGCGCgaggacaaaaagaaaaagggcgCCTTCTACGACG TGAAAGTGAATCCCATCGATATTACGGAAAATCTTTTCTTCGCTATTTTTGGCCAAAAGGATACGGATGACTTCACGATATcattaaaacgaaaaatgcAACCAAATTGGacaatatatttctttaag ATATCTTTCTCTCTATATATGTTGGTTAGTGTTATTGTACTAATCAATCTATTAATCGCGATGATGTCCGACACATATCAAAGTATTCAGTCGCAAAGCGATATCGAATGGAAATATGGATTGAGCAAACTTATTCGTAAAATGCAAAA AACACGTACTGCACCTTCGCCGTTGAATCTCGTTACTTCCTGGATTTCATATATTGGAAGAGCGTGTAAAAATCGAAGCGGCGAACGTAAAACTGGTGTAATGCACCTATTTACGGGACATACATTTATTCAG GACAATGGAGTATTATCTCAGCAGCGTGACGTCATTAACTTTCCATTACTTCAATCAAGTCCATTGGAAAATCAATTATCTTTGAAAGATTCCAtaagaattgaaaatgccGTCAAATGGGATTTCGTAAgacaaaaatatagaatacgaTTTGGCAACGAAATCGGAAAACCTCTTCCAGAAAAGCCGTCTACGACTAATACGAACCGTTGA
- the LOC126867508 gene encoding serine/threonine-protein phosphatase 6 regulatory ankyrin repeat subunit A isoform X1 yields MSSNSKKTSGGKDEKKNPSSKEESPVSKDETGGSASTGSTGGGTSADGTQPGSKPGSAGATSREAAQKLLGLAARGEWAPVDQLLKSLEKAVQSVGEDGPLLPLASIMDPATGMTPLMYAVKDNRTGLLDRMIELGADVGARNSDNYNALHIAAMYSREDVVKLLLSKRGVDPYATGGPRQQTAVHLVASRQTGTATSILRALLAAAGRDIRLKVDGRGKIPLLLAVEAGNQSMCRELLAQQAPDQLRATTTTGDSALHLAARRRDIDMVRILVDYGATVDMQNGDGQTALHIASAEGDETLVKYFYGVRASASITDHQDRTPMHLAAENGHASIIELLADKFKASIFERTKDGSTLMHIASLNGHSECATMLFKKGVYLHMPNKRGARSIHTAAKYGHVGIISTLLQRGEKVDATTNDNYTALHIAVENAKPAVVETLLGYGAEVHVRGGKLRETPLHIAARVPDGDRCALMLLKSGAGPNLTTDDGQTPVHVAASHGNLTTLLLLLEDGGDPMYKSKNGETPLHLACRGCKADVVRHLIEFVKERKGPETATAYVNSLTNEGASALHYAAQIEPSEVEIPGDDRAVIRALLEGGADVSLQTKQAQESAFHHCALAGNNEVLTEMISGMSATEVQKALNRQSAVGWTPLLIAAHRGHMELVTTLLANHARVDVFDLEGRSALHLAAEHGYLQVCDALLANKAFINSKSRVGRTALHLAAMNGYSHLVKFLVQDHGAAIDVLTLRKQTPLHLAAGAGQLEVCKLLLELGASIDATDDQGQKPIHAAAMNNYAEVAQLFLQRHPSLVMACTKDGNTCAHIAAMQGSVRVIEELMKFDRQGVISARNKLTEATPLQLAAEGGHAEVVKALVRAGASCADENRAGFTAVHLAAQHGHGQVLEVMRSSQSLRISSKKLGVTALHVAAYFGQADTVRELLTNVPGTVKSDPPTGGSLVGELGSESGMTPLHLAAYSGNENVVRLLLNSAGVQVEAATTENGFNPLHLACFGGHITVVGLLLSRSAELLHSSDRYGKTGLHIAATHGHYQMVEVLLGQGAEINATDKNGWTPLHCAARAGYLDVVKLLVESGASPKSETNLGSAPIWFAASEGHNDVLKYLMEKEHDTYALMEDKRFVYNMMVCSKSHNNKPIEEFVLVSPAPVDTAAKLSNIYMKLSEKEKERAKDLIAAGKQCEAMATELLALAAGADSAGRILTSMDRRNVEFLDVLIENEQKEVIAHTVVQRYLQELWQGSLNWNAFRTILLFVAFLICPPVWVVFALPLGHKYNNVPIIKFMSYLTSHIYLMVFLLLVGIIPIYPVVRPSLLPYWYEWCLLVMLSGLLLFELTNPSDKSGLGWIKLAVLLFGICGVAFHLMGFVLVQRQYWPTLLYLRNQLFALSFLLACVQILDFLSFHHLFGPWAIIIGNLMKDLARFLAVLAIFVFGFSMHFVALNQAFKNQSTQDMREDKKKKGAFYDDLLANVTEWMMETPSTAPPRRHLRYKTKPPECCDDSSRNIRMSPVLAVELLFFAIFGQTTHEQFKVEKTQPEWTKVLFKLTFGIYMLVSVVVLINLLIAMMSDTYQRIQAQSDIEWKYGLSKLVRNMHRTSTAPSPLNLLTTWMAYLYKLCKKRAAKKQRPSLVRLMGLQRTDALSARSRMGAKWLSKVKKAQVAHKDSVALSVVHLSPLGSQLSFSNVVRIDNVVDWEAVRHKYRDLYGENIEKHVEESKESTDHESLPTVLESSLAGVPVAGSQTTLTSIP; encoded by the exons ATGAGCAGTAACAGTAAAAAGACATCGGGTGGGAAGGACGAAAAAAAGAATCCCTCCAGCAAAGAGGAAAGCCCAGTAAGCAAAGATGAGACCGGAGGATCAGCCTCGACGGGAAGTACCGGTGGAGGAACAAGCGCGGATGGGACACAACCTGGAAGCAAACCTGGATCGGCAGGAGCAACCAGCAGGGAAGCCGCACAAAAGCTCCTCGGGCTTGCCGCGCGTGGAGAATGGGCACCGGTGGACCAGCTGCTCAAATCTCTGGAGAAGGCGGTACAGAGCGTCGGAGAGGATGGTCCCCTCCTTCCTCTCGCTAGTATCATGGACCCG gCAACGGGCATGACACCATTGATGTACGCAGTAAAAGACAATCGCACGGGACTGCTCGACCGAATGATTGAATTGGGGGCGGACGTAGGTGCCAGGAACAGC GACAATTACAATGCTCTTCACATCGCGGCTATGTATTCGAGAGAGGATGTCGTCAAATTATTACTGTCAAAGCGGGGCGTCGATCCTTATGCCACTGGAGGA CCGAGGCAACAAACAGCTGTACATTTGGTCGCGTCCAGACAAACAGGTACTGCGACTTCAATTTTACGAGCGTTATTGGCCGCCGCCGGCCGGGACATTAGATTGAAAGTTGATGGG AGAGGAAAGATACCTTTGCTCTTGGCGGTGGAAGCTGGAAATCAATCGATGTGCAGAGAATTGTTGGCTCAACAGGCACCGGATCAGCTCCGTGCCACTACCACTACAGGTGACTCAGCCCTTCATCTGGCGGCTAGGAGACGGGACATCGATATGGTGCGAATATTGGTGGACTACGGGGCGACTGTGGATATGCAAAAC GGTGATGGACAAACTGCATTACATATAGCGAGCGCTGAGGGCGACGAAACCCTCGTCAAGTACTTTTACGGTGTCAGAGCGTCAGCCTCCATCACTGATCATCAGGATCGTACTCCGATGCATCTAGCAGCAGAAAACGGGCATGCTTCTATTATTGAGTTGCTGGCTGATAAATTCAAAGCCAGCATATTTGAGAGGACAAAGGACGGATCAACACTGATGCATATAGCGTCATTGAACGGTCACTCGGAATGCGCGACGATGCTCTTCAAGAAGGGCGTCTACTTGCACATGCCAAATAAACGTGGCGCCAGATCAATTCACACGGCAGCCAAGTACGGTCATGTTGGCATCATAAGCACTCTCCTACAACGAGGTGAAAAG GTGGACGCAACTACGAACGACAATTACACTGCGCTGCATATAGCCGTGGAAAATGCAAAACCTGCGGTAGTAGAGACTCTGTTAGGTTACGGGGCCGAAGTTCACGTTCGAGGAGGAAAGCTTCGGGAAACGCCTCTTCACATAGCAGCCAGAGTGCCTGACGGCGACAGATGTGCGCTGATGTTACTGAAATCTGGTGCAGGGCCAAATTTGACTACCGACGACGGTCAAACACCTGTGCACGTAGCGGCGAGCCATGGCAATTTGACGACGTTATTGCTTCTTCTGGAGGATGGCGGGGATCCTATGTACAAGTCGAAG AACGGAGAAACGCCACTTCACTTGGCATGTAGAGGATGCAAAGCCGACGTCGTGCGTCACTTGATCGAGTTTGTGAAGGAAAGAAAGGGTCCGGAAACAGCGACGGCCTACGTCAACAGTTTAACAAACGAAGGAGCGAGTGCATTACATTACGCCGCTCAGATCGAACCGTCGGAAGTTGAAATACCTGGTGACGACCGCGCAGTTATTCGAGCTCTTCTGGAAGGTGGAGCAGACGTTTCACTCCAAACAAAGCAAGCTCAAGAATCAGCGTTCCATCACTGCGCGTTAGCTGGAAACAACGAAGTTCTAACAGAGATGATAAGCGGTATGTCAGCCACGGAAGTACAGAAAGCGTTAAATCGTCAAAGCGCTGTCGGTTGGACCCCGTTGCTAATCGCTGCCCATCGCGGTCACATGGAGCTAGTGACCACGTTACTGGCGAATCACGCGAGAGTAGACGTATTTGACCTGGAGGGTAGGTCCGCGCTTCACCTGGCTGCCGAGCATGGCTACTTACAAGTCTGCGATGCGTTGTTGGCGAACAAAGCATTCATAAACTCCAAGTCCAGAGTCGGTAGAACAGCATTGCACTTAGCAGCGATGAACGGCTACTCGCATCTCGTCAAGTTCCTTGTGCAGGACCACGGGGCTGCGATAGACGTTCTTACGCTGAGAAAACAGACACCCCTTCATTTGGCAGCTGGTGCTGGCCAATTGGAAGTGTGCAAGCTTCTACTCGAACTCGGGGCAAGTATAGACGCGACCGACGATCAAGGCCAGAAACCGATTCATGCTGCAGCGATGAACAACTATGCGGAGGTGGCCCAGCTATTCCTTCAAAGACATCCCAGCTTAGTGATGGCATGTACCAAAGATGGGAACACATGCGCCCACATAGCGGCGATGCAGGGCAGCGTGCGCGTGATCGAAGAGCTGATGAAATTCGATCGGCAAGGTGTCATCTCTGCAAGAAACAAGTTAACCGAAGCGACTCCGCTTCAGCTGGCGGCCGAAGGAGGACATGCCGAGGTTGTTAAAGCGTTAGTCAGAGCAGGTGCTTCTTGTGCCGATGAGAATCGAGCGGGATTCACCGCGGTCCATTTGGCCGCACAACACGGACATGGTCAGGTATTGGAAGTGATGAGATCTTCTCAATCTCTTCGTATATCCAGTAAGAAGCTTGGGGTTACTGCCCTTCATGTTGCCGCGTACTTCGGTCAAGCCG ATACCGTGCGGGAACTCTTAACCAACGTACCTGGAACGGTGAAATCCGATCCCCCAACTGGTGGCTCTCTGGTAGGAGAATTAGGAAGCGAATCCGGAATGACACCTTTACACTTGGCTGCTTACTCCGGAAACGAAAACGTCGTACGACTGCTGTTAAACTCGGCTGGCGTACAG GTGGAGGCAGCGACCACGGAAAACGGCTTTAATCCCCTCCATTTGGCCTGTTTCGGAGGTCACATTACGGTGGTGGGCCTTCTGTTGAGCAGATCGGCAGAATTGTTACATAGCTCAGACCGATACGGTAAAACTGGTCTGCACATCGCCGCGACTCACGGTCACTACCAAATGGTGGAAGTTCTGCTCGGTCAGGGAGCAGAAATAAACGCGACTGATAAAAATGGCTGGACGCCGTTGCATTGCGCCGCTCGCGCCGGTTATCTTGATGTTGTTAAATTGCTAGTCGAAAGCGGAGCCTCACCGAAGAGTGAAACTAATCTCGGAAGCGCGCCGATTTGGTTCGCCGCTTCAGAGGGTCACAACGACGTGCTCAAGTATCTCATGGAGAAGGAGCACGATACATACGCTCTGATGGAGGATAAGAGG TTCGTCTATAATATGATGGTCTGCAGTAAGAGCCACAACAATAAACCGATCGAGGAATTCGTGCTGGTATCGCCGGCACCAGTAGACACGGCAGCAAAGCTCTCCAATATCTACATGAAATTGtcggagaaagagaaggagagagctAAAGACTTGATAGCCGCCGGCAAACAATGCGAAGCGATGGCCACAGAATTGTTAGCTCTAGCCGCAGGCGCCGACTCGGCTGGAAGAATTCTTACCTCGATGGATCGCAGAAACGTGGAATTCTTGGACGTTCTGATCGAGAACGAGCAGAAGGAGGTGATTGCGCATACGGTGGTACAACGATATCTTCAAGAACTGTGGCAGGGCAGCTTGAATTGGAACGCCTTCAGGACGATTCTTCTATTCGTCGCATTCCTCATCTGTCCGCCAGTATGGGTGGTGTTCGCTCTTCCGCTCGGTCACAAGTACAATAACGTTCCCATCATAAAATTCATGTCGTACCTCACGTCTCACATATATCTGATGGTCTTCCTTTTACTGGTCGGTATAATTCCTATATATCCGGTGGTAAGACCGAGTCTATTACCGTACTGGTACGAATGGTGTCTTCTCGTGATGCTGTCTGGACTTTTGCTCTTCGAGCTGACTAATCCTAGCGACAAGAGCGGACTAGGCTGGATCAAATTGGCGGTGCTATTGTTCGGCATCTGTGGAGTAGCGTTCCATCTTATGGGCTTCGTGCTAGTTCAACGACAGTACTGGCCAACCCTGCTCTACCTCAGGAATCAACTATTCGCTCTGAGCTTCTTGCTGGCTTGTGTGCAAATCCTCGACTTCCTCTCGTTTCACCATCTCTTTGGACCATGGGCGATCATCATCGGAAACCTGATGAAGGATCTCGCCAGATTTCTTGCTGTGTTAGCCATCTTTGTGTTTGGTTTCTCGATGCACTTCGTTGCGCTGAACCAAGCCTTCAAGAATCAATCGACTCAAGACATGCGCgaggacaaaaagaaaaagggcgCCTTCTACGACG ATTTGTTGGCCAATGTTACGGAATGGATGATGGAGACGCCATCGACGGCGCCTCCTCGTCGACACCTCCGTTACAAGACAAAACCACCTGAGTGTTGTGACGATAGCTCCCGAAATA TCAGGATGAGTCCCGTATTGGCCGTTGAGTTATTGTTCTTCGCCATCTTCGGTCAGACGACCCACGAACAATTCAAGGTCGAAAAAACGCAGCCCGAGTGGACCAAAGTTCTCTTCAAGCTCACCTTTGGTATTTATATGCTGGTTTCGGTGGTTGTGCTGATTAATCTGCTAATTGCCATGATGAGTGACACTTACCAACGGATACAAGCTCAGTCCGACATCGAATGGAAATACGGATTGAGTAAGCTTGTTAGAAATATGCACAG GACAAGCACAGCGCCATCGCCACTGAATCTCCTTACCACCTGGATGGCATATTTGTACAAACTCTGCAAAAAGCGGGCTGCAAAAAAGCAACGACCTTCTCTTGTCCGCTTGATGGGATTGCAAAGAACCGATGCGCTTTCAGCGCGGTCCAGAATGGGCGCCAAGTGGTTGTCCAAAGTGAAAAAAGCACAGGTGGCTCACAAGGATAGCGTTGCTTTATCGGTTGTTCACCTGAGTCCTCTTGGTAGCCAATTATCATTCAGTAACGTTGTCAGAATCGATAACGTTGTTGATTGGGAAGCGGTCCGACACAAGTATCGTGATCTTTATggtgaaaatattgaaaaacatGTCGAAGAATCGAAAGAATCTACCGATCATGAATCCCTACCGACTGTTCTGGAAAGTTCGTTGGCCGGTGTTCCCGTGGCAGGAAGCCAAACTACACTTACTTCTATTCCTTGA